The following are encoded in a window of Carya illinoinensis cultivar Pawnee chromosome 15, C.illinoinensisPawnee_v1, whole genome shotgun sequence genomic DNA:
- the LOC122296600 gene encoding glutathione S-transferase T3-like, with translation MDPSTHRDAYFTNLLNNNDFLMSATNEQELSPPQVEVIEIEPSGRKIQRGNNFSNEEDLLLVEGWLETSLDAVQGKDQKHTMLWKRIHKYFEENKKFDRLRNYTSLMNRWSTIQQATNKFCGYLAQVEGMHPSGFNEQDKIGKAKVMFLELEKKSFNFDHCWRVLRFHPKWVEHIDMVKPKKKPSSHDSTPNSINLDEDEDFYVASSNLERPIGRKAEKEKRKRKEMTNSDSLVVLNEMAEIRKSKLVLMQEARDHDNKMLCLRQEEVSLKQDELRIQKEKVLLQQVKTRLEEKKEDERIMTLNTSAMPPMLQQYYLQRQMEILASRAGKN, from the exons atggatccatccactcaccgTGATGCTTACTTTACAAATCTTCTAAATAACAATGATTTTTTGATGAGTGCtacaaatgaacaagaattgTCTCCACCCCAAGTTGAGGTTATTGAAATTGAACCGAGTGGACGAAAAATACAACGGGGTaataattttagtaatgaggAAGATTTGTTGCTTGTGGAGGGATGGCTTGAAACTTCCTTAGATGCGGTACAAGGAAAAGATCAAAAGCACACGATGCTATGGAAAAGAATTCATAAGTATTTTGAGgaaaacaagaaatttgacCGTTTACGCAACTACACATCTCTAATGAATCGGTGGTCGACGATTCAACAAGctacaaataagttttgtggtTACTTGGCTCAAGTCGAAGGAATGCATCCAAGTGGGTTTAACGAGCAAGACAAG ATTGGAAAGGCAAAGGTAATGTTCTTGGAGTTAGAGAAGAAGTCTTTTAACTTTGATCATTGTTGGCGGGTGTTAAGATTCCATCCAAAGTGGGTGGAACATATCGACATGGTGAAGCCGAAGAAGAAACCAAGTTCACATGATTCGACACCAAATTCAATAAATCTAGACGAAGATGAGGATTTTTATGTTGCATCTTCAAATTTGGAACGACCAATAGGTCGTAAAGCAGAAAAAGAGaaacgaaagagaaaagaaatgacaaaCTCTGACTCTCTTGTGGTACTAAATGAGATGGCGGAAATTAGAAAGAGTAAACTTGTGCTAATGCAAGAAGCACGTGATCATGACAATAAAATGTTGTGTCTTAGGCAAGAGGAAGTGAGTCTTAAGCAAGACGAATTACGTATTCAAAAAGAGAAGGTGCTACTTCAACAAGTGAAAACACgtcttgaagaaaagaaagaagatgaaagaaTTATGACATTAAATACAAGTGCCATGCCTCCAATGCTACAACAATATTATCTTCAACGACAAATGGAAATACTTGCAAGTCGTGCTGGGAAAAACTAg